Below is a genomic region from Hyalangium minutum.
TCCTGGATGCCCCTCCATGAGAACGGCGTCTGCCGCGCCGTGCACCTGCTCGGGGGCTACCTCTTCGTCTTCTCCCTCCTCGTCCCCCTGTTCTGGCTCCGCACCGAGGTAGGGGGCGTCTCGCTCACGGGCGCGCATGCACTGCTGGCCGCTGTCGCCATCGGCTCCGTGTCCCTGGAGTGGACCGCCGGGCTGATCGCCTCGCTGCTCCTGGTGCCCACGTTCGCCACCGCCGAGGCCGTCTCCCGCCTGCCCACGGGCACCGCCGCCGGCATCGCGTTCGGCGTCATGGCCTTCCGCTTCGCCATCGTCGTCGGCAGTCACGTGCTCTTCGAGAAGAAGACCCACGGCCTGTCACTCGGCGGCCCCGCCCTCTTCTTCCTGGAGCCCGTCTACCTGTTCACCCTCGGGCTGTTCGCGCTCGGCCTCAAGGGCGAGCTGCTGGCTGCGGTGGGCGCCGCTCAGGAGCCCGTCCTCTCCTCGGGGAAGACCGTGCCCGCCCCAGGCGCACGTCCCTTCAGCGAGTAGAGCACCACCGACTCCTTCCGCCCCTTCACCTCTTCCTCGCCCACGAGCTCGCCCTGGAAGCCCGCGCCCGCGCGCTTCCAGGTGCTCGCGCTCACGAGGATGTCCACCCCCACCGCCTTCGTCAGTCCCTCGATGCGCGAGGCCACGTTCACCGCGTCACCGATGATGGTGTACTCGTGCTGCTGCGTGCCGCCGAGCATCCCCGCCGCCACCACCCCCGTGTGCAGCCCGATGCCGATGCGCAGCGGCGGCTGCCCGTGCTTCTCGCGCCACGCGTTGAGCTCCACCAGCTTCGTGCGCATGTCCAGCGCCGCTCGCATGGCCTGCTCGGCATGATCCTCGCTGTGGTCCGGCACGCCCCAGCACGCCAACATCCCATCCCCCAGGAACTTGTTCACCATCCCCTCGCGCGCCATCACGATCTGCGTCATGTGCCCGAAGTAGTCGTCCAGCAGCGCCAGCACCTGCTGCGGCGGCAGCGTCTCGCTCAGCGAGGTGAAGCCTCGAATGTCGCTGAAGAGGATGGTCACCTCGCGCTGCACCGGGAGCAGCGCCGTCTCGCCCGACTCCATGACGCGGTTCACCACCTGGCGCGGCAGAAAGCGCGAGAGGTTCTCGCGCTGGCGCAGGTTGAGGAACATGAAGCGCACCGCGTGGTTGGTCCACCCCAGCATCATCCCCAGCGAGAGGAAGCACCCCACCACGAAGCACGACTGCATCCAGCTGAAGCTCCCTCTCAGCCAGCTCAGGAAGACATAGCCACCCGCCGTGAGCACCGTGGAGAACACCACGTGCAGCACGCTGTAGCGCACCACCGAGAAGGACAGCACCGCCGCCGCCCCTGCCGCGTACATGCCCTCCGTGAAGCGCCCCTCCAGCACGTAGGTCCGCCACCCCATCGTCACCAGGAAAGCGACATCGATGATCGTCGTGGGGATGGGCATCCACCGCGAGCGGTGCACGTCGGGCTTCTCCCGCAGCCAGAGGATGGCAGTCGTCACGAGGACGAAGACCAGGTAGCCCAGGATCGTCCCCCGGCGCACCCCGTCCTGCAGGACATGTTCGCCTCGCAGCTCGCGAATGCCGCCCTGGCTCAGACCCATCAGCAGGAAGAGCAGCAGGCGCACCAAGGCAACCGCCCGCTCTCCCTTCAGCGCGCCCTCGGCCAGCACCTGCGCCTGGTTGGCGCGCGCCAGCTCGAAGCGGGCCACCGTCGTCCCCGTGCCGGGCTTGCGCTTCCTCCATCTATCGATGCTGACAATGGCCACGACGTGCCCTCAAGGAACTCAGTGGAACCGCAGCTCGCCCGCCACCCGCAGCGAACCCATGACTTCGCCGCGCGTGTTGCGCAGCACCGGCTCCTCGTGGTGCGTCAGCCCTTCTAGCGGCAACGTCAGCCCCGTCTCTGCACCGCGCTTCGCGGCCACCTGCCGCAGCACCGCCAGCAGCGCGGGCGGCGAGCACCGCCCGTCCCCATCCTCCACCTTGAGTGCCACGCCCAGCCCCAGCGCAGGGAGGGCCGCGCAGTAGACGCCCTCGGCCCCCACCTTCGCCAGCACCGTGCCCCGGCACGCCGCCATCAGCTCCGTGCACAGCCGCCCCGTGCCCGCCACCAGCTCCGGGTGAGCCCACATCGCCTCGCGCACCCGCCGCGCACCCGCCTCCTCCGAAGTGCCCAGCCGCGCGTAGGCCGTGGCCATGGCGCTCAGCGGCAGGGCGAAGCACACCGCCGTGCACCCATCCACGCCCAGGTGCAGCCCCTCGGGCCCCAGCCCTGTCCACCGGCGCACCTCCGCGAGCAGGCGCTCCTGCACCGGGTGGCCCAAGCGCTCGTAGCCCTGCGTGGGCCAGCCGTGGTGCCTCGCCAGCGCGAGCATCCCCGAGTGCTTCCCCGAGCAGTTGCTCCACTTGGGCGTCAGCTTCACTCCCGTGCGCGCTGCCTCCTCGGCCACCGCCGCGCTGAGCGGTGGGTGCGGCCCACATGCCAGCTGAGACTCCTCGCAGCCGCAGGCGCGCAGCATGGCCTCGGCCAGCTCGCGGTGGACGGGCTCGCTCGAGTGCGAGGCGCACGCCAGCGCCAGCTCCCGCGTCCCAAAGCCCCAGCGGTCCGCCGCCCCATCCATCACCAGCGGCAGCGCCTGGAAGGGCTTCGCCGACGAGCGCCAGTACGTCATCCGCTCGGAGTCCCCCGCCGAAGCCACGGCCCGGCCAGACACGTCGGTGACAACCACCGAGACCCGGTGGACGGATTCGGCGATGCCAGAGCGGGTGGACTCGATGGAGAGCGAGGACATGGACCGCACGGCCTTAGCACACAAGGATGCGTGGAGCAGACGCTGGTGGGAGCGCTGGCTTCCTGCTGAACTCGGGCCCTCACCTGCCTGCCGTCCCCGAAGGGAACTTCCCGTGGTCCGCCTCTTCGTCCCAGTCCCCGCGCCTGCTCCCGCCGAGGTGGTGCTCACGGGCGATCGCCGCCACTACCTGCTCCACGTCCTCCGGCTCGCCGAGGGCGCCGAGCTGGAGGTGTTCGACGGCACGGGCCGCTCCTTCGACGCGCGCGTCACCCGCGTGGAGGCCGAGGAAGTCCACCTCGCGCTGGGGCCCGTGCGCACCGCGCCTCCCCGCCGTCCCGTGAGCGTGCTGCAGGGGCTGCCCAAGGGCGACAAGCTCGAGCTCGTCCTCCAGAAGGGCACCGAGCTGGGCGCGGCCGCCTTCTACCCCGTGGCCACCGAGCGCAGCGTGGTGAAGCTGGAGCCCAAGCGCGCCGAGGAGCGCACCGCGCGGTGGACCAAGATTGTCGAGGAGGCCGCGCGCCAGTGCCGGCGCAGCGACGTGCCCCGCGTTCACACCCCCCAGCCGCTGCTGGAGGCCGCGCGTGCGCTCGCGCCCAGCACCGCGCTGCTGGTGCTGGACGAAGAGGAGAACGCCGTCCCCCTGGGTGAAGCCTTCCGCGCCTGCGCTCCCGGAGCACCCGTGGCGCTGGTGGTGGGGCCCGAGGGAGGACTCGCGCGCGAAGAGGTGGCCGCGCTCGTCGCACTGGGTGCACGCGGTGTCACCCTGGGCTCCCTCATCCTCCGCACGGAAACCGCGGCGCTGGCGGCGCTCGCCGTGATGGCCCACCTCGATGGAGAGCTCGGATAGCAGCCAGGGAAGCAAGCGCCCTGCTCGTACCCAACTGCCGCTCCCTCGTCGCCATTCCTACTTTTCCTGCGTCCGGGGCCACACACGGCCCCCGCGCAAGGAGAAACTCTTCATGGGTATCATTGCCTTCATCATCATCGGTCTCATCGCCGGTCTCATCGCTCGCGCCATCCTGCCGGGCCGTCAGAGCATGGGGCTCCTGGCGACGACGCTGCTGGGTATGGTCGGCTCGCTCGTGGGTGGCCTCATCGGATCTCTCTTCGTGCGCGATGGGCGCCTTTTCGACCTGCACCCGTCGGGCCTGCTGATGTCCGTGGCCGGCGCCATCGTCGTGCTCCTCCTGGTGGGAGCCACCGGCCGGCGCCGCATCCATGCCTGAGTGAGTGAATCCACACGTCCCCTATCGAACGGAGGGGGTGACGGCGTGGGGTGAGCCCCTGGTGGTTCCTCAACCAAGGAACCGCAGGGGCTCGCGCTTTTCTTGCCCAAGTCCCAGGGACGTCCTTTCATGTAGCACCTGCCGTCGCTACCTGGAGGATGCGTTGTCCAAGTGCCTGAAATGCGGAGCCGCCCTGCCGCCTGTGGGTGAATGCCCCACCTGCGCTGCTGCTGCCGCGAGCCAGCCCGCCGCCCCCGGCGTGCCCAGCTTGCTCAACAAGGACATCCAGATCGACCGCCGCAGCCGAACCCCGGAGAGCACCCCTGCGGTGTCCGGAGGCGCCGTCCCCAGCTTCGCGGAGCTGGAGCGCGCCCCTACGGCCTCGCCACCGGGGATGCCCGCGCGTCCGGCCGCACCGCCTCCTCCGCCACAGGCCGCAGTGCCTCCCGCCATGCGTCCGGCGCAGCGCAGCCCGACGCCCATGCCCATGCCCGCGCCGCAGGTGGCAACGCCTCGCGCCATGACGCCGCCGCAGCGGCTGCCCGTGCCCACTCCGATGGCGGCCCCGGCCAGCCCGCCGCCTCACGCGGCCCCGCGCGGTCCCACCGGTGTCGCGCTCCCCTCGAGCGTCGCGCTGGGGGATCCAGATCAGACCCTTCCCGACACGCTGCCCGGCATGCCCGTGCCGAAGACAGTCGCCGCCCCGGCGCCCGTGGCGGCGGAGGTGCCCGCTCCGGCTGTCGCCGCTCAGACGTCCCTGGATGATCCGGACTCGACCGCGCCCGGCAACCCGCACTTCGTGGCTCCGCCGCCCGCGGAGGCTCCGGCCACCGGCTCGCTGCCCATCCCCCGCCAGCCCACGGCTCCCGCCGCGGTGGTGACCTTCGCGGCCCCGTCCCGTCTGCCGATTCCCCCGGCGGCGCCCCGCACGGCGGAGGCCTCCGCGGCCTCGGCCAAGGCCCGACCCCAGAAGTCGGGTTCCACGGGCGACGAGCTCCACGAGGTCCACGCGCGCCCCGCCTCGCTGTGGCGCCGCCTCCTGTCCTTCACCATCGACACCGCCGCCCTGGTGGGTGTGGCTTCGCTCTACATCTTCCTGGCCTCGTCCATCGCCGGGGTGAAGTCGCCGTCCTCCCAGGGTCTTACCCCGCTGGACGCCATGGCCGCCTGGATGCACGCGCTGAAATCCGTGCTCCTGCCCGGCTTCATCCTCCTCTTGGTGCTCGCGACGGTGTACTGTGCGGTGGCGGCCTTCTTGTGGAATGGCCGGACACTCGGACGGCTGTTGCTGGGGCTGCGGCTGGTGGATACCCACGGACTGGCCCCGGCTCCCTCGCGCGCCATTGTGCGGGCGTTGCTCTCTGTCGTGTCCTTTGGCCTCTTCCTCGGAGGCTTCTGGATGGCCCTGTTCGACAGACGCGGGCAGACTCTGCATGACAAGCTGACGTCCACCTTCGTCGTTCAACCCAGCTGATCCACCACCGCCATTGTGCCTTGCGGCCGCGGCCGTAAGATGCCGCGTCCTTCATGCCTGCCCGACTCGCCCAACTCCTGGTTGCGCGCGGCCTCCTCCCGCAGGAGACGGTCGATGCCGCCCTGCGCCAGCAGCAGTCCAAGGGCGGGCTCATCGACACCGTCCTGCTGGAGACGGGCCGGCTGCGCGAGGCTGATCTGCTGAACCTGCTGGGCGAGGCCTCCGCCTTCCGCCCGGTGAACCTCGCGGACTTCGAGCCGAACGCCGAGGTCGCCACCCTCATCCCTCCGAAGATTGCCGAGCGGCTGTGCGTGGTGCCACTGTCGCTGGACGGCAACACGCTCCACGTGGCGTGTGGCTTCCCGGTGCCGCGCAAAGAGCTGGACGAGGTGGGCTTCCTGCTCGGCAAGCCGCTGGAGCTGTGGGTGGCCACGGAGGTGCGCGTCCGCGAGTGGATCGCCTCCGTCTACAAGCAGCCGCTCCCCGAGCGCTTCTCGAGCCTGCTGGCTGCGCTCAACAAGCCGTCCACGGCCGCCGCGCCCACGCTGGCGCCTGCCGCTCCCGCCATGCCTCCGCCACCTCCGCCCGAAGCCATGGAGGAGGCCGAGGAGAGTGGGCTCACGCCCGAGGCGCTGGAGCGGATGGCGCGCTCGGTGGCCCAGGAGCCCGTCTCCCTCGAGAAGCAGGGTGGAAGCGCCGCACCTGCCGCGCCCGCCGCTTCCGCGCCTGCGGCGGCAGCGCCTCCGGCCGGCTCGGTTCCGCCACCCGCTTACACGCGCGAGCCGCTGCGCCTCAACATGCAGGCCGGGGCCCCCACACCCGCTGCCTCCGCATCCCCGCCCCAGCCCTCCGCGCGTCCGGCCGCTCCGGCCACGCCCCAGGCCGGCTCGGCTCCGCCGCCCGCCTACACGCGCGAGCCGCTCCGCCTCAACATGCAGGCCGGGGCTCCCGCGGCTGCCACGCCCCAGGCTCCGAACGCCTCGCGTCCGGCGGCTCCCGCTGCTCCCGCCGCTCCCGCTGCTCCTGCCGCAGGTTCGGTGCCTCCGCCGGCCTACGCGCGTGAGCCGCTGCGCCTCAACATGCCGGCCCCGCAGGCTCCGGCTTCCCCTCCGGCCCAGCCGCCACCGCCACCGGCCGCGAGCACGGCCGCCCCCCGTGCTCCCGCAGCTGCTCCCACCGCTGGAGCCACGCCGCAGCGGACTCCCATCACGCAGCCGGGCTTCCCGATGACGCCCGCTCCGTCGATGCCGAAGGAGCCGCAGTTCCTCGTCTTCAGCAACCCGGCGCCCGCGATTCCTGCCCCGCGCCGCCCGATGACGCAGCCCGACTTCCCGATGCCCACGGCGGAGGCCGCTCCCACCGCGACGCCCGCTCCGGTTCCGAGCGCGGCCGCAGTTCTCACCCCCGCGCCCGTTCCCATCACCTCGCTCGCGCCCGGGGCGGCCGCGCCGCAGCCTCCGAGGCCCGCCGCGCCCGCGAGCCAGGAGGCGCCAGACTGGACGCTGGCCCAGGCACGCGCCGCGCTGAAGGACGCCACGCGGGACAGAGATCGCCTCATTGACGTGGCCCTGCGCTTCGGGCGTCGCACGTTCGACTACGTGGCCGCCTTCGCCATCGTCCGCGGCACCGCAGGAGGCTGGGAGGCCCGTGGCGAAGGCATGACGGGCGAGCAGCTGTCGCAGGTGTCCATTCCGCTCGACGCCAGCAGCGTCTTCCGCACCGTCGCCGTCACCCGGGGCAGCTATGCGGGTCCCCTGCCGCCGGACGCGCTCAGCAAGCACTACGTGGAGCTGTTCGGCCGCCAGTCGCCGCGCGCTATCTTCCTCTACCCGGTGGAGGTGCGCGGCCGGCTCGTGGCGCTGCTGTACGGAGACTGCGGCCAGAAGCCCATCAGCCAGCGGCGCATGTCCGACTTCATGCTGTTCTGCCAGGACATGCCGAGCGCCTTCCAGGAGCTCATCCTCTTCCGCAAGCAGCGGATGACGGAGCTGCGCGCGCCGGACCTCGCCGAGGCGCTGGGGACTCCTCCCACGGCCTCCCCAGCTCCCGCGCCCGCGGTGGTGGCGGGCCTGGGCTGGAGCCCGTTCTCCGGGCGCACGAGCGGCTCCCTGGGCCGCGCCGCGACGATGCCTCCGCGCGTGACGAGCGAGGAGCGCCCGCCTCCGGACTTCGCCCCGCTGATCAAGCGCCTCACCGGACCGGACGCCGCTCAGCGCACCGGCGCCATGGCCGAGCTGGCCCGCACGCCCGAGGCCAGCGCGCGCGTGCTGGCGGCGAACTTCCCGGGCCCCACTGCTTGGAGCCGTCTGCCCGTGGTGGACCTCCCCGAGGCGGATGAGCTGGGCCCCATCCCCGCCGCGCTGTCCCGGCTGGGCCGGTCCGCGGCACAGGCGCTGGCCCCGCTGCTGGACTCGGCAGACCCGGACACGCGCTACTTCGCGCTGCTCACCGCGGGCAACCTGGCCTACGTGGAGCTGGTGGACGGCGTGCTGCGCGGGCTGTTCGATCTCGAGCCGGACATCTCCAGCGCCGCGCGCGTGGCGGCCTCCGCGCTCAAGCACCTGCCCCGCTTCGACGCGGCGATGCGCGACTTGCGCCAGGAGCTGACCAACCGCGATCCGCTGCGGCGCTCGCTGGCGGCACGCGCCCTGGGCTCGCTGCACGACCGGGATGCCATCGAGGGCCTCATCAACCTCACGGGCAGCGACGACGAGATGTGCGCCGAGGCCGCCGCCGAGGCCCTGCGCGAAATCACCCGCGCGACGCTGGGCCGGCAGCCCCGGCAGTGGACGGCGTGGTGGGCGGAGAACCGCACGCGCCGCCGGGCGGACTGGCTCGTGGTGGCGCTGCGGCACAAGGAGCTGGACGTGCGGCTGGCGGCGATTGAAGAGCTCAGCCGCGCGCTCAGCGACACCCTGGGCTACTACGCGGATGCTCCCGAGTCCGAGCGCGAGATGGCGGTGCGCCGCTGGGAGGCCGCGGCCGTGGATCCCGCCCGAGCCCGGAGGCTGGGCGCGCTCTAAACCATGCAAGAGACCTACGACTCCCTGCTCAAGGCAGCACGTGAAGCCCTCGACGGCCAGGATGCACAGAAGGCCTTCTCCGTGTTCCGCCGCGTGCTGGAGTATCCGGGGGCTCAGGAGCTGGATCACTCCTCGCGCTGGAAGGAGGCGTGGGAGCTCTTCGCGGACATCGCGACGCCCATCGCCGGGGAGGAGTTCGCGGCCATCGTCCGCCAGGCCGCGCAGGACGAGCGCGACGTCCAGGCGCTGTACAACCTGGGGTATCAGCTCATCGAGCAGTCGCTGCACGGCATGGCGGCCACGGTGCTGCTGCGCGCGCACCTGCTCGTCCCGGGCGCGGAGCCCATGGTGACGGAGCTCGTCGTCGCCCTGGAGGGCATGGGCGCCCACGCGGAGGCGGCCCGGCTGCTGCAGGCCCAGCCGCAGCTCGTCCAGAGCAGCTTCATGTGCCGCTACCTGCTGGCCTACAACGCGCTGATGTCCGGGGACGTGGACGAGACGCGCCGGCTGGCACCCGGGCTGGAGTCGCTGCTCGCGCGCTCCGGAGCGGAGGAAGAGCAAGCCCAGGCGTTCGCCGGCATGAAGGAGCGCATCCACCAGATGCTCGCCCGTGCGGATGCGCTCCAGGGCGTGTCGCCGCTCGACAAGAAGGACCTGCGCGGGTGGCACTTCGTGACGACGGGCGG
It encodes:
- a CDS encoding FrgA protein, translating into MPARLAQLLVARGLLPQETVDAALRQQQSKGGLIDTVLLETGRLREADLLNLLGEASAFRPVNLADFEPNAEVATLIPPKIAERLCVVPLSLDGNTLHVACGFPVPRKELDEVGFLLGKPLELWVATEVRVREWIASVYKQPLPERFSSLLAALNKPSTAAAPTLAPAAPAMPPPPPPEAMEEAEESGLTPEALERMARSVAQEPVSLEKQGGSAAPAAPAASAPAAAAPPAGSVPPPAYTREPLRLNMQAGAPTPAASASPPQPSARPAAPATPQAGSAPPPAYTREPLRLNMQAGAPAAATPQAPNASRPAAPAAPAAPAAPAAGSVPPPAYAREPLRLNMPAPQAPASPPAQPPPPPAASTAAPRAPAAAPTAGATPQRTPITQPGFPMTPAPSMPKEPQFLVFSNPAPAIPAPRRPMTQPDFPMPTAEAAPTATPAPVPSAAAVLTPAPVPITSLAPGAAAPQPPRPAAPASQEAPDWTLAQARAALKDATRDRDRLIDVALRFGRRTFDYVAAFAIVRGTAGGWEARGEGMTGEQLSQVSIPLDASSVFRTVAVTRGSYAGPLPPDALSKHYVELFGRQSPRAIFLYPVEVRGRLVALLYGDCGQKPISQRRMSDFMLFCQDMPSAFQELILFRKQRMTELRAPDLAEALGTPPTASPAPAPAVVAGLGWSPFSGRTSGSLGRAATMPPRVTSEERPPPDFAPLIKRLTGPDAAQRTGAMAELARTPEASARVLAANFPGPTAWSRLPVVDLPEADELGPIPAALSRLGRSAAQALAPLLDSADPDTRYFALLTAGNLAYVELVDGVLRGLFDLEPDISSAARVAASALKHLPRFDAAMRDLRQELTNRDPLRRSLAARALGSLHDRDAIEGLINLTGSDDEMCAEAAAEALREITRATLGRQPRQWTAWWAENRTRRRADWLVVALRHKELDVRLAAIEELSRALSDTLGYYADAPESEREMAVRRWEAAAVDPARARRLGAL
- a CDS encoding RDD family protein, giving the protein MSKCLKCGAALPPVGECPTCAAAAASQPAAPGVPSLLNKDIQIDRRSRTPESTPAVSGGAVPSFAELERAPTASPPGMPARPAAPPPPPQAAVPPAMRPAQRSPTPMPMPAPQVATPRAMTPPQRLPVPTPMAAPASPPPHAAPRGPTGVALPSSVALGDPDQTLPDTLPGMPVPKTVAAPAPVAAEVPAPAVAAQTSLDDPDSTAPGNPHFVAPPPAEAPATGSLPIPRQPTAPAAVVTFAAPSRLPIPPAAPRTAEASAASAKARPQKSGSTGDELHEVHARPASLWRRLLSFTIDTAALVGVASLYIFLASSIAGVKSPSSQGLTPLDAMAAWMHALKSVLLPGFILLLVLATVYCAVAAFLWNGRTLGRLLLGLRLVDTHGLAPAPSRAIVRALLSVVSFGLFLGGFWMALFDRRGQTLHDKLTSTFVVQPS
- a CDS encoding 16S rRNA (uracil(1498)-N(3))-methyltransferase, translated to MVRLFVPVPAPAPAEVVLTGDRRHYLLHVLRLAEGAELEVFDGTGRSFDARVTRVEAEEVHLALGPVRTAPPRRPVSVLQGLPKGDKLELVLQKGTELGAAAFYPVATERSVVKLEPKRAEERTARWTKIVEEAARQCRRSDVPRVHTPQPLLEAARALAPSTALLVLDEEENAVPLGEAFRACAPGAPVALVVGPEGGLAREEVAALVALGARGVTLGSLILRTETAALAALAVMAHLDGELG
- a CDS encoding GlsB/YeaQ/YmgE family stress response membrane protein, with amino-acid sequence MGIIAFIIIGLIAGLIARAILPGRQSMGLLATTLLGMVGSLVGGLIGSLFVRDGRLFDLHPSGLLMSVAGAIVVLLLVGATGRRRIHA
- a CDS encoding asparaginase — encoded protein: MSSLSIESTRSGIAESVHRVSVVVTDVSGRAVASAGDSERMTYWRSSAKPFQALPLVMDGAADRWGFGTRELALACASHSSEPVHRELAEAMLRACGCEESQLACGPHPPLSAAVAEEAARTGVKLTPKWSNCSGKHSGMLALARHHGWPTQGYERLGHPVQERLLAEVRRWTGLGPEGLHLGVDGCTAVCFALPLSAMATAYARLGTSEEAGARRVREAMWAHPELVAGTGRLCTELMAACRGTVLAKVGAEGVYCAALPALGLGVALKVEDGDGRCSPPALLAVLRQVAAKRGAETGLTLPLEGLTHHEEPVLRNTRGEVMGSLRVAGELRFH
- a CDS encoding adenylate/guanylate cyclase domain-containing protein produces the protein MAIVSIDRWRKRKPGTGTTVARFELARANQAQVLAEGALKGERAVALVRLLLFLLMGLSQGGIRELRGEHVLQDGVRRGTILGYLVFVLVTTAILWLREKPDVHRSRWMPIPTTIIDVAFLVTMGWRTYVLEGRFTEGMYAAGAAAVLSFSVVRYSVLHVVFSTVLTAGGYVFLSWLRGSFSWMQSCFVVGCFLSLGMMLGWTNHAVRFMFLNLRQRENLSRFLPRQVVNRVMESGETALLPVQREVTILFSDIRGFTSLSETLPPQQVLALLDDYFGHMTQIVMAREGMVNKFLGDGMLACWGVPDHSEDHAEQAMRAALDMRTKLVELNAWREKHGQPPLRIGIGLHTGVVAAGMLGGTQQHEYTIIGDAVNVASRIEGLTKAVGVDILVSASTWKRAGAGFQGELVGEEEVKGRKESVVLYSLKGRAPGAGTVFPEERTGS